The Nostoc commune NIES-4072 genome includes a window with the following:
- a CDS encoding peptidylprolyl isomerase → MAHLSIGNQIIASAEIPHLLAGYQMLPQLCRLLVIEGAIAPFKLTPSEKLGVIEQFYQNNQLTTPLSIAKALEHYSMSLEQLEAVAMRELKIEKLKQATWGTKLESYFLQCKPQLDKVIYSLIRTSDAEVAQELYFRIKAGEQTFAECASVYSQGAEAQTQGMLGPVTISQPHPAIAQKLTISQPGQLWPPMKLDEWFVIVRLEKLIPAQLDDAMRSTLLNHLFETWLAEEMSKAQLTIHEEESGREGERESGTQGVRECEISHPPTLPHSHTPSSPALLTR, encoded by the coding sequence ATGGCTCATCTCTCAATTGGCAACCAGATAATTGCAAGCGCAGAAATCCCGCATTTGCTGGCTGGCTACCAAATGCTGCCGCAATTGTGTCGTTTGTTGGTGATTGAGGGGGCGATCGCTCCCTTTAAACTCACTCCATCAGAAAAGCTCGGTGTTATTGAGCAATTCTATCAAAACAATCAACTAACAACACCCCTATCTATAGCAAAAGCCTTAGAGCATTACAGCATGAGCCTTGAGCAACTAGAAGCTGTTGCTATGCGAGAACTGAAAATTGAGAAATTAAAGCAAGCTACTTGGGGGACAAAGCTAGAATCTTATTTTTTGCAATGTAAACCTCAGCTAGACAAAGTAATTTATTCCTTAATTCGCACATCTGATGCCGAAGTTGCCCAAGAACTCTACTTCCGCATTAAAGCAGGAGAACAAACATTTGCTGAATGTGCCAGTGTTTATTCACAAGGCGCTGAAGCTCAAACTCAAGGGATGCTAGGCCCCGTGACTATAAGTCAACCTCATCCAGCAATAGCGCAGAAACTTACCATTTCCCAGCCAGGACAGTTATGGCCACCGATGAAATTGGATGAGTGGTTTGTGATTGTGCGACTCGAAAAGCTAATTCCGGCTCAATTAGATGATGCAATGCGCTCTACACTCCTTAATCACCTGTTTGAAACTTGGTTAGCTGAAGAGATGAGCAAGGCGCAATTGACGATACATGAGGAGGAGTCCGGGAGAGAGGGAGAGAGGGAGTCCGGGACGCAGGGAGTGAGGGAATGTGAAATTTCCCACCCTCCTACACTCCCTCACTCCCACACTCCTAGTTCCCCAGCCCTGTTAACAAGATGA
- a CDS encoding ISH3 family transposase produces MSRTNSPILTDSETLEEVVNCLTEHIPIKTQGECEQQTIFEILIRAATQRDSIENTSKVLTNVPTSKNIYYHLGKYSDLNSLESDLNAALQSRIPDGIQKGKNKIAIDFNLIPYYGEPSPLEEPYIYRSQAKSGTCSFYAYATLYLIKKNQRVTLAIKAVRKEDTLVAIITYLLALLEPLKLKIERLLLDREFFCVPVIRWLQALDLPFEMPAIIRGKHGGTRQLIRGRRSYKTTYTLNSDKYGSVTFQVWIVCTYKKGKRRAHGREFFVYAVYKVKLSLHSIHDDYRLRFGIESSYRMKNQCRIKTTIKNPTIRFLFIALAFLIINIWIYLLWHYLSTLRRSSKTAFCNLFTLKQMLEFLRQTIDRDYGVVNEVCLT; encoded by the coding sequence ATGAGTAGGACAAATTCCCCAATTTTAACTGACAGTGAAACCTTAGAGGAAGTTGTTAACTGTTTAACAGAACATATTCCGATAAAAACCCAAGGGGAGTGTGAACAACAGACGATTTTTGAAATTTTAATTCGCGCTGCCACACAGCGAGATAGTATAGAGAACACTAGTAAAGTTTTAACAAATGTGCCCACGAGCAAGAATATTTATTATCATTTAGGAAAATATTCAGATTTGAACTCCCTGGAATCAGATTTGAATGCAGCGCTTCAAAGTCGGATACCAGATGGGATTCAAAAAGGAAAAAATAAAATTGCTATCGACTTTAACTTAATTCCGTATTATGGCGAACCATCACCATTAGAGGAACCATATATTTATAGAAGTCAAGCTAAAAGTGGTACGTGTTCATTCTATGCTTACGCAACTTTATATTTAATTAAGAAAAATCAGCGAGTAACTCTAGCTATTAAAGCTGTCCGAAAAGAAGATACTTTAGTTGCAATTATCACTTATCTTTTAGCACTACTTGAGCCTTTAAAATTAAAAATTGAGCGATTGCTTTTAGACAGAGAGTTCTTCTGCGTACCAGTAATTCGGTGGTTGCAAGCTTTAGATCTCCCCTTTGAAATGCCAGCTATTATCCGAGGTAAACATGGAGGAACTAGACAATTAATTAGAGGTCGGCGTAGTTATAAAACAACTTACACGTTGAATAGCGACAAATATGGTTCAGTTACATTTCAAGTCTGGATAGTTTGTACATATAAGAAAGGGAAAAGACGAGCGCATGGACGAGAATTTTTTGTTTATGCTGTCTATAAAGTTAAGTTGTCATTACATTCAATACATGATGACTACCGTCTTCGCTTTGGAATTGAAAGCAGCTATCGGATGAAAAATCAATGCCGTATTAAAACAACTATTAAAAATCCAACTATTAGGTTTCTATTTATAGCTTTGGCTTTTTTAATTATTAATATTTGGATTTATCTATTATGGCATTATCTTAGTACTTTAAGAAGAAGTAGTAAAACAGCTTTCTGTAATCTATTTACTCTCAAACAAATGCTGGAATTTTTACGTCAAACTATAGACCGCGACTATGGGGTAGTTAATGAAGTGTGTTTGACGTAG
- a CDS encoding ERF family protein has product MQELIKALIKAKAEFNPIQKDGTNPHYKRKYATLDAVLDAVTPALGKHGLVIIQTTEIFEGKTTLRTHIFHESGESIASTYPLPEISDSQKLGAALTYARRYAVCAILSVTADEDDDAESANAPQKPEQPQNNIRPRKDNQQYRVQPTKQAVTPPSINPKDLRVKEVRTLLNYPLDLVKEWLHSRNVTSPSELDSLQIDELVKTMCLAWAGNKFGHPNHAVNSYEKHVIDAVLRGVSEMEAIQAWMEGALAQLPELN; this is encoded by the coding sequence ATGCAAGAACTAATCAAAGCTTTAATCAAAGCAAAGGCAGAGTTTAACCCCATTCAAAAAGACGGTACTAATCCTCACTACAAGCGCAAATATGCAACACTAGATGCCGTATTAGATGCTGTCACTCCTGCGCTTGGTAAACATGGATTAGTAATAATTCAAACTACTGAAATCTTTGAAGGTAAAACAACACTACGGACTCATATTTTTCATGAATCTGGAGAGAGCATCGCTAGTACTTATCCTCTTCCTGAAATAAGTGATTCTCAGAAATTGGGTGCAGCTTTGACCTACGCTCGTCGATATGCGGTTTGTGCGATTTTATCAGTCACAGCAGATGAAGATGATGATGCAGAAAGCGCAAATGCTCCTCAAAAGCCTGAACAACCACAGAATAACATTAGACCCCGCAAAGACAATCAACAGTATAGAGTCCAGCCAACAAAACAAGCTGTAACTCCACCATCAATCAACCCAAAAGATTTGCGAGTCAAAGAAGTTCGCACACTTTTAAATTATCCGTTGGATTTAGTCAAAGAGTGGCTGCATTCTCGAAATGTTACCAGTCCGAGTGAGCTTGATTCTCTTCAAATTGATGAATTAGTAAAAACTATGTGTTTAGCTTGGGCTGGGAATAAGTTTGGACACCCGAATCATGCTGTTAATTCTTATGAGAAACACGTAATCGATGCTGTATTGCGAGGTGTTTCTGAGATGGAAGCAATTCAAGCATGGATGGAGGGAGCGCTTGCACAATTACCTGAACTCAATTGA
- a CDS encoding four helix bundle protein, giving the protein MEKQPIKSHEDLEVYKMAFDVAMRIFELSKTFPVEERYSLTDQIRRSSRSVCANMAEAWRKRRYEAAFVAKLNDCEAEAAETQTWLKFAVKCNYLNAETARELYSTYNRILSILVTIINNPSPWIIKR; this is encoded by the coding sequence ATGGAAAAACAGCCTATAAAGAGTCACGAAGATTTAGAAGTTTATAAAATGGCATTTGATGTAGCTATGCGAATTTTTGAGCTTTCTAAAACTTTCCCAGTCGAGGAAAGGTATTCACTAACTGATCAAATTCGTAGATCCTCACGCTCGGTCTGTGCAAATATGGCGGAGGCATGGAGAAAACGGAGGTATGAAGCAGCATTTGTAGCTAAATTAAATGATTGTGAGGCAGAGGCCGCAGAAACTCAAACCTGGTTGAAGTTTGCTGTGAAATGTAATTACCTTAATGCTGAAACAGCTAGAGAGCTTTACTCTACATATAACCGAATTCTAAGCATTTTAGTCACAATCATCAACAATCCATCCCCTTGGATTATAAAGCGTTAA
- a CDS encoding BRO-N domain-containing protein, translating into MSDLSIFVFESQEIRFVGTPEKPEWVAADVCAILEIKNPSDALGSFDEDERGLANVYTPGDDNPQGQEMLTVTEAGLYRLIFKSRKPVAKRFQRWVFHEVLPSLRRTGKYEMPKPTQQHNAKPTLDELVSFGQKVLAGTRLSAELQTITILRGVQALCPEIAPMAQELVGAIQEIEATHDRHLPPTELGKIYAQRNGLPKPVSPQVVNQVLEFAGLQRKEVEIKTDTQGKQKRKNIWHLTDEGKQWGVVTRDKARTHGKIVEHVRWLPDILDVIDLSIQG; encoded by the coding sequence ATGTCAGACTTATCAATTTTTGTGTTTGAGTCTCAAGAAATCCGGTTCGTCGGTACACCAGAGAAACCAGAATGGGTCGCGGCCGATGTCTGTGCAATTCTTGAAATTAAGAACCCAAGTGATGCGTTAGGTTCTTTCGATGAAGACGAGAGGGGTCTAGCTAATGTCTATACCCCTGGTGATGACAACCCTCAAGGACAAGAAATGCTTACTGTGACTGAAGCAGGGCTTTATCGCCTAATCTTCAAATCTCGTAAACCTGTTGCTAAACGATTCCAACGGTGGGTATTCCATGAAGTCCTTCCATCCCTGCGGCGCACTGGCAAGTATGAAATGCCCAAGCCAACCCAACAACATAACGCCAAACCCACGCTTGATGAACTCGTCAGCTTTGGACAAAAAGTGCTTGCTGGCACTCGCCTCAGCGCGGAACTCCAAACCATCACTATTCTCCGAGGTGTACAAGCGCTGTGTCCCGAAATAGCTCCGATGGCACAAGAGTTGGTCGGAGCAATTCAGGAAATTGAAGCGACTCACGACAGGCACTTGCCCCCGACTGAATTGGGCAAAATATATGCCCAACGTAATGGACTACCAAAACCAGTCAGTCCACAAGTCGTTAATCAAGTTCTGGAGTTTGCTGGGCTACAACGCAAAGAAGTCGAGATTAAGACTGATACGCAGGGCAAACAGAAGCGAAAAAACATTTGGCATTTAACCGATGAAGGTAAGCAGTGGGGCGTAGTCACACGAGACAAAGCACGAACTCATGGCAAGATTGTTGAACACGTTCGATGGCTACCCGATATTTTAGACGTGATTGATTTAAGCATACAGGGGTAA
- a CDS encoding type II toxin-antitoxin system RelE/ParE family toxin, whose product MDYQVVLSPKAVGDLEAIVRYIALSNAEAARKLGQQLLEKSRELSQFPFIGQKVPEFDDPNIRQLILKPYRVVYRVEEEKKRVSIARFWHSAQENLEL is encoded by the coding sequence ATGGACTACCAAGTAGTTCTTTCTCCCAAAGCTGTAGGGGATTTAGAAGCAATTGTCAGGTATATTGCCTTAAGCAATGCTGAAGCTGCAAGGAAATTGGGTCAGCAACTCCTCGAAAAAAGTAGGGAGTTAAGTCAATTTCCATTCATTGGTCAGAAAGTACCTGAGTTTGACGACCCTAATATTCGTCAGCTTATTCTTAAACCATATCGTGTTGTCTACAGGGTTGAAGAGGAGAAAAAGCGGGTCAGTATCGCTAGATTTTGGCATTCCGCACAAGAGAATCTTGAGCTTTAG
- a CDS encoding AIPR family protein has protein sequence MPKTWNIKIDNYFQANPNCIIATARVDSFPIDLPLEPNIREPNRKSATYRQIFDSLTTEPEKFFSRHSGIVLSANIVKPNRNKTELELEILEASEGGSDGIINGGHTVLAFEQAKNYKYDLTEARVKITIHIGLTEESAKDIALASNTTTPVDSRSKVNARGDYKFIKQYLAHLEQKENRKFRIAYYQNQSGAPRNAQCNVTHLLKLLYCLDRNRYNPDGNKRTKHPAGREQREKVRSGFSSQLHPYILNKIWFFSCDRILKQAIYVPDFSTSQNRVAPQQE, from the coding sequence ATGCCCAAGACTTGGAATATAAAAATAGATAACTATTTTCAAGCCAATCCCAATTGCATTATCGCCACAGCCCGCGTAGACAGCTTCCCCATAGACCTTCCCTTAGAACCCAACATTCGGGAACCGAACCGCAAAAGCGCGACCTACAGACAAATCTTCGACTCCCTGACGACCGAACCCGAAAAATTCTTCTCTCGCCACAGTGGAATCGTTCTGTCAGCTAATATTGTTAAGCCCAACAGAAACAAAACTGAGCTAGAACTGGAAATTTTAGAAGCCTCGGAGGGCGGTAGCGATGGGATTATCAACGGTGGGCATACAGTTTTAGCTTTTGAGCAAGCGAAAAATTACAAATATGATTTAACCGAAGCTAGGGTAAAAATTACGATTCACATTGGACTGACTGAAGAATCAGCCAAAGACATAGCCCTGGCTTCAAATACCACAACGCCAGTAGATTCTCGCTCCAAAGTCAACGCTAGAGGTGATTACAAATTCATCAAGCAGTACTTAGCCCACTTAGAACAGAAGGAAAATAGAAAATTCCGCATCGCTTATTACCAAAACCAAAGCGGCGCTCCCAGAAACGCTCAGTGCAATGTCACCCATTTACTGAAACTGCTTTACTGCCTCGATAGAAATAGATACAACCCCGACGGCAATAAACGAACCAAACACCCAGCAGGAAGGGAGCAACGCGAAAAAGTGAGATCGGGGTTTAGTTCTCAATTACACCCCTATATTCTCAACAAAATCTGGTTTTTTAGTTGCGATCGCATCCTGAAACAAGCTATATACGTCCCAGATTTTAGCACCTCACAAAATCGCGTTGCTCCCCAGCAGGAATGA
- a CDS encoding GUN4 domain-containing protein, translating into MDYILLHDLLVGGQWQKADSETGAVMLKIADRIKEGWLRESDITKFPQLDLQTIDYLWVKHSQERFGFSVQSYIWKNVEQNYGKFSDAVGWRLNYRWRQYSELIFKTEAPMGHLPAAPFFKSNLAIGWAATLMPKLAQSYTIEHTL; encoded by the coding sequence GTGGACTATATTTTGTTGCATGACTTACTTGTAGGAGGGCAGTGGCAAAAAGCTGACTCCGAGACTGGGGCAGTGATGCTAAAAATAGCTGATCGCATCAAAGAAGGCTGGCTTCGAGAGTCAGACATTACAAAATTTCCCCAACTGGATCTACAAACTATTGATTACCTCTGGGTAAAGCATAGTCAAGAGCGTTTTGGGTTTTCTGTTCAAAGCTACATCTGGAAGAATGTAGAACAGAACTACGGCAAGTTTTCTGATGCAGTGGGATGGCGGCTAAACTACCGTTGGCGTCAGTACTCTGAGTTGATTTTTAAAACGGAAGCTCCGATGGGACATTTACCTGCTGCACCATTCTTTAAGTCGAACTTGGCTATTGGTTGGGCTGCAACTTTGATGCCAAAGCTTGCTCAATCTTATACAATTGAGCATACTCTGTAG
- a CDS encoding helix-turn-helix domain-containing protein, whose protein sequence is MTSPLARIESHPHEAKRLIGINYDQFLALVVLAEQRHIEKQAELEKNKVRVIAKGGGRKPEISPKEGICLCLVYLRQKPIFEILGLLFDISKTKANDAFNYWVDILREILPASQIEEVESDSQKYQELQRMLSEYELIIDSAEQAIPRP, encoded by the coding sequence ATGACAAGTCCTTTGGCAAGAATTGAATCACATCCCCATGAAGCAAAACGTCTAATTGGAATTAATTATGACCAGTTTTTAGCATTGGTAGTATTAGCAGAGCAAAGGCATATAGAGAAACAGGCGGAACTTGAAAAAAATAAAGTCCGTGTTATTGCAAAGGGAGGTGGACGCAAACCAGAGATTTCACCTAAAGAAGGAATATGCTTATGTCTAGTTTACCTCAGACAAAAACCAATTTTTGAGATTTTAGGCTTACTATTTGACATTTCCAAAACCAAAGCCAATGATGCGTTTAATTACTGGGTAGATATATTGAGAGAGATTTTACCAGCATCTCAAATAGAAGAAGTTGAATCAGACAGTCAAAAATATCAAGAATTACAGCGAATGCTGTCAGAATACGAATTAATCATTGACAGTGCAGAACAAGCTATACCGAGACCATAG
- a CDS encoding transposase family protein — MHTLKNQFIILPNGEDIVDICVGMLGKMSDINLFRDTRNKFIPSQKFLGDKAYIGDDAITTPHKKRKNTEISELQKQENKQLSSRRIAVEHMICRVKIFRVASDRFRLARHRYSQVIMTVCGLVRLRLNRLVSLTINT, encoded by the coding sequence ATGCATACTTTAAAAAACCAGTTTATTATCCTACCAAATGGTGAAGATATTGTAGATATCTGTGTGGGAATGTTGGGTAAAATGAGCGATATTAATCTATTCCGAGATACCCGCAATAAATTTATACCCTCACAAAAGTTTCTTGGAGATAAAGCCTATATTGGAGATGATGCCATTACTACCCCTCATAAAAAGCGAAAGAATACAGAAATTTCGGAATTACAAAAGCAAGAGAATAAACAACTATCGTCACGCAGAATTGCTGTTGAACACATGATATGTCGGGTAAAAATATTTCGAGTAGCCAGTGATAGATTCCGTCTAGCTCGTCATCGATATAGCCAAGTGATTATGACAGTTTGTGGACTGGTCAGGTTACGACTTAATCGCTTAGTATCTTTAACTATTAATACTTAA
- a CDS encoding peptidylprolyl isomerase: MLEVATVSLDEILNQIKISCQIPSVIEGILTRKIISQTAQEIGIEVEPEELQQAADNLRLMNNLTSADATWSWLQKHSLSLDEFEELVYYTVISSKLAQYLFVDKVEPFFVEHQIDYAQVVMYEVVLDDFDLAIELFYALGEGEMSFHEIAHQYIQDTELRRKGGYRGILSRADLKPEISAAVFAATPPQVVKPILTSIGAHLILVEEVIEPQLDEMLRLKILSDLFSQWLKQQIEPISGFAATFMEN, from the coding sequence ATGTTAGAAGTGGCAACTGTTTCTCTAGACGAAATTCTCAATCAAATCAAGATTTCATGTCAAATTCCTTCTGTGATTGAAGGTATTCTTACTCGCAAGATTATTTCACAGACGGCACAAGAGATTGGTATTGAAGTGGAGCCAGAAGAACTACAGCAAGCGGCAGATAACTTGCGTTTGATGAACAATTTGACTAGTGCTGATGCTACTTGGTCATGGCTACAAAAACATAGTTTATCTCTAGACGAGTTTGAAGAATTAGTTTATTACACAGTAATTTCCTCAAAATTAGCTCAATATCTGTTTGTAGATAAAGTTGAACCTTTTTTTGTAGAACATCAGATTGATTATGCTCAGGTAGTTATGTATGAAGTGGTATTAGATGATTTTGATTTGGCTATAGAACTGTTTTACGCATTGGGTGAAGGTGAGATGAGTTTTCATGAAATTGCTCATCAATATATTCAAGATACAGAACTACGTAGAAAAGGAGGATATCGAGGGATATTAAGCCGTGCAGATTTGAAACCAGAAATTTCTGCTGCTGTTTTTGCGGCAACTCCACCGCAAGTTGTCAAACCAATATTGACATCCATTGGGGCACATCTGATTTTGGTTGAGGAAGTTATTGAGCCACAATTGGACGAGATGTTGCGCTTAAAAATTCTCTCCGACTTGTTTTCTCAATGGTTAAAGCAACAAATTGAGCCAATTTCTGGTTTTGCCGCTACTTTTATGGAGAATTAA